The Gemmatimonadaceae bacterium genome contains the following window.
CCCTACGACGCCAAGGGGCTGCTCAAGGCCGCCATTCGCGATGACAACCCGGTGTGCTTCCTCGAAGGCGAAATGCTGTACAACACGAAGGGCGAAGTGCCCGACGAGGAGTACATCATTCCCCTCGGCAAGGCCGACCTCAAGCGCGAAGGTGACCACGCCTCGATCATCACCCACGGCAAGATGGTGCTGGTGGCGATGCAGGCGGCCGATCAGCTCGCGAAGGAAGGCATTCGCTGCGACGTGGTGGACCTCCGCACCATCCGCCCGATGGATGTGGAGGCGATCACCGCCTCGGTACGCAAGACGAACCGTGCGGTCGTGGTGGAAGAAGGGTGGGAAGTGTGCGGCGTGGGCGCGCAGGTGGTGGACTACGTGCAGCGCCACTGCTTTGACGATCTCGACGCGCCGATCCTGCGCGTGCATCAGGCCGAAGCGCCGATGCCGTATACGAAGAGCCTCGAGAAGGCAGCCAAGCCCGATGTCGCCAAGACGATCGCGGCGATCAAACAGGTTCTCTACCTCGACTGAGTGAGCGACGCATGGCGACCAAGGTGATGATGGAGGCGCTCTCGCCCACGATGGAGGAAGGGCGCCTGGTGAAGTGGGTGAAGAACGTCGGCGACGCGGTGAAGAGCGGCGATACGCTGGCGGAAGTGGAGACGGACAAGGCGATCATGGAGCTCGTGGCGCGCGGCGATGGCATTCTGCGCGCGCGGCTTGTCGAGGAAGGCACGACGGCACCGATCGGGCAGGTCATCGGTGTGGTGGCGGCGGCCGACGAGGATATCTCGGCGTTCACCGGCGGTAGCGCGGCGGCGCAGCGCGAGAGCGCGGAGGTGAAGGTGAGCGCGGCGGACGCCGCGCCTGTCGCTCTCGCGGAGACGGCGGGCGCCGGCGCGCCGCCGGCCGCGGAGGCATCTGCGCCAAGCGGCTCGACCAAGTCGTCGCCGTTGGCCCGCCGCATGGCCGCCGAGAAGGGCGTGGACATCACGCGCATCCCCGGCAGCGGACCGAACGGGCGTGTTATCCGACGCGACGTGGAAGCCGCCTCCGCGTCCAGCGCCGCGCCGTCAGGCGCCAGCGCCTCCGCGAATGTCATGAGCGCGGCGTCAGCCGCGCCCTCCATCGCCTCCGCGCCCTCGTCAGTGGCGACAGCGATGACCTTTGACGGTGAGTGGAAGGATGTGCCACTGACCCAGATGCGGAAGACGATCGCCCGCCGTCTCTCCGAATCCATCGGCCCGATTCCCACGTTCTACCTCACGTCGGAAATCGACATGACGAACGTGGCCAAGCTGCGTGAGCAGATGGTGGCCGCGGGCGATCAGTTCAAGGTGTCGGTCAACGACATCATCATCAAAGCCGTCGCGATCGCGCTCACGCGTCATCCGGAAGTGAACGCGCACTGGCTCAACGATCACATCCGCTACTTCAGTGCGGCGCATGTCGGCATGGCCGTGGCGACCGATGATGGCCTCATCGTGCCGGTCATCCGCAATGCGCACACGAAGGGGCTTGGCGCGATCGGCAAGGAAGCGAAGGAGCTCGCCAAGCGGGCGCGCGAACGGAAGCTCCAGCCCGCCGAGTTCACCGGCGGCACGTTCTCCGTGTCCAACCTCGGCATGTTCGGGATCGATCAGTTCACCGCGATCATCAACCCGCCCGAGGCCGCGATCCTCGCCGTGGGCGCGACCGAGACCAAGCCGGTGTGGGAGAACGGGCAGTTCGTGCCGCGGCAGCGGATGCGCGTCACGCTGAGCTGCGACCATCGCGTCATCGATGGCGCCGTGGGCGCGAAGTTCCTGCAGACGCTGCGGCAGCTGCTCGAAGCCCCCATGATGATGCTCTTCTAGCCCTCGGAAAGAGCGGCCTCAACCAGAGAAAACGTCGAACGTTTTCAGACGGGTGATAGCCGTCACATCGTGGTGGCATAGATTATCAATTCGGTGTGTCCGACATCATGATCGGATCGTCTGCGGAGTGGACCCCAACCGGCCACTCCGCATGCGTTTTGTACCCCCCGCAATTTCCAGATTCGTGATGGCTCGGCGGCCCCGCTGGAGCGCGATGACGCGCACAGGCTGGTTGGTGCTCACCGGCATGGCGCTCGCCGCCTGCGGGGGCACGGCTGACGCGCCGACCTCATCGACGACCGAGCCGCCCATCAATCCGGCGCCGGTCACGCCGGGACTGCTGGGGC
Protein-coding sequences here:
- a CDS encoding pyruvate dehydrogenase complex E1 component subunit beta, whose translation is MALITYRDALNQALREEMHRDDRVFLMGEEVAVYQGAYKVSKGLLQEFGEMRVVDTPITELGFAGVGVGAAMSGLRPVIEFMTWNFALLAIDQVVNVAAKMLYMSGGQFPMPMVFRGPNGAALQLAAQHSQAFESWLAHIPGLKVVAPGTPYDAKGLLKAAIRDDNPVCFLEGEMLYNTKGEVPDEEYIIPLGKADLKREGDHASIITHGKMVLVAMQAADQLAKEGIRCDVVDLRTIRPMDVEAITASVRKTNRAVVVEEGWEVCGVGAQVVDYVQRHCFDDLDAPILRVHQAEAPMPYTKSLEKAAKPDVAKTIAAIKQVLYLD
- a CDS encoding pyruvate dehydrogenase complex dihydrolipoamide acetyltransferase — protein: MATKVMMEALSPTMEEGRLVKWVKNVGDAVKSGDTLAEVETDKAIMELVARGDGILRARLVEEGTTAPIGQVIGVVAAADEDISAFTGGSAAAQRESAEVKVSAADAAPVALAETAGAGAPPAAEASAPSGSTKSSPLARRMAAEKGVDITRIPGSGPNGRVIRRDVEAASASSAAPSGASASANVMSAASAAPSIASAPSSVATAMTFDGEWKDVPLTQMRKTIARRLSESIGPIPTFYLTSEIDMTNVAKLREQMVAAGDQFKVSVNDIIIKAVAIALTRHPEVNAHWLNDHIRYFSAAHVGMAVATDDGLIVPVIRNAHTKGLGAIGKEAKELAKRARERKLQPAEFTGGTFSVSNLGMFGIDQFTAIINPPEAAILAVGATETKPVWENGQFVPRQRMRVTLSCDHRVIDGAVGAKFLQTLRQLLEAPMMMLF